A stretch of Thermodesulforhabdus norvegica DNA encodes these proteins:
- the cobI gene encoding precorrin-2 C(20)-methyltransferase — MVGTFYGIGVGPGDPELITVKAVRILNRVSYIFAAASSKNSYSLALDIVKPYLPPETPVEYLYFPMTYHSDTLENSWHKNGLRVAEVLRSGKDVAFVTLGDPLIYSTYIYLVRELYNLLGSVKIETVPGITSFQAAASACTVPLVEGEESLAVVSGAQGGEHLRRMLEVTDNVVLLKVYRNIDAVIDALESQGLEKNACFVSRCGLEGESISYDVRSLRGQKPHYLSLMIVKKKLQSVSASDLPEVSSAR; from the coding sequence ATGGTGGGAACTTTCTACGGAATAGGGGTTGGTCCCGGGGATCCCGAACTCATTACCGTTAAGGCCGTAAGAATCTTGAATCGGGTATCTTATATCTTCGCTGCGGCCTCCTCCAAAAATAGCTACAGCCTGGCACTCGACATAGTGAAACCCTACCTGCCTCCGGAAACCCCTGTGGAATATCTTTACTTCCCGATGACTTACCATTCGGATACCCTTGAAAATTCATGGCACAAAAACGGCCTGAGGGTGGCGGAGGTCTTGAGAAGCGGTAAGGATGTCGCCTTTGTTACTCTCGGAGACCCCCTGATCTACAGCACATACATATATTTGGTGAGAGAACTCTATAACCTGCTGGGAAGCGTAAAAATCGAAACCGTTCCGGGCATCACTTCCTTTCAGGCGGCGGCTTCTGCCTGTACGGTGCCTCTGGTTGAAGGTGAAGAATCTCTGGCCGTAGTTTCGGGAGCACAGGGGGGAGAACATCTCCGGAGAATGCTTGAAGTTACAGACAACGTGGTTTTACTGAAGGTTTACCGGAACATAGACGCCGTAATAGATGCTCTGGAATCACAGGGGCTGGAAAAGAACGCCTGTTTTGTCAGCCGGTGCGGCCTGGAGGGGGAATCCATCTCGTACGATGTAAGATCCTTACGGGGGCAAAAGCCCCATTACCTGTCTCTTATGATAGTGAAGAAAAAGCTTCAGAGTGTTTCTGCCTCTGATCTGCCCGAAGTTTCTTCCGCACGGTGA
- a CDS encoding class I SAM-dependent methyltransferase produces the protein MTSNHYFDRVASDWDRMRRGFFSEEVREKAISIAGVRSDAVAADIGAGTGFITEGLVNRGLRVIAVDRSGAMLAGMRRKLAGVSGVDYLVGEVTELPISDESVDYAFANMCLHHIELPYRAIKEMARILRPGGKLIITDLDEHSHDFLRIEHHDAWLGFKSEHMKEWLAEAGLREVSVKSLGENCCAQPDCGCASVGIFIATGLK, from the coding sequence ATGACTTCGAACCACTATTTCGACCGGGTTGCTTCTGATTGGGATCGGATGAGGCGGGGTTTTTTCTCGGAGGAGGTCAGAGAAAAGGCCATTTCAATTGCGGGTGTGCGAAGCGATGCCGTTGCTGCCGACATTGGAGCAGGCACGGGTTTCATCACCGAAGGGCTGGTCAACAGAGGTTTGCGTGTGATAGCGGTTGATCGCTCCGGAGCAATGCTTGCCGGGATGAGAAGGAAGCTGGCAGGCGTTAGCGGGGTTGATTATCTGGTCGGAGAAGTGACGGAGCTACCCATCTCCGACGAAAGTGTAGATTACGCCTTTGCCAATATGTGTCTTCATCACATAGAATTGCCGTATCGGGCAATTAAAGAGATGGCGCGAATTCTCAGACCAGGGGGTAAACTTATTATCACCGATCTGGATGAGCATTCCCACGACTTCCTGCGGATAGAGCATCACGATGCGTGGTTGGGATTTAAAAGTGAGCACATGAAGGAATGGTTGGCGGAGGCAGGGCTGAGAGAGGTTTCGGTGAAAAGTCTGGGCGAGAACTGTTGTGCCCAACCAGATTGTGGATGTGCTTCTGTCGGCATATTCATAGCTACAGGCCTAAAGTGA
- a CDS encoding ferritin-like domain-containing protein, with translation MFTMTEIFEMALRLEENGEAYYRQAAEHARSCGMPQKVADLWKKLAEDEREHRKMFMEMKKSFLQGTDIDIKEKVGSWYIVEAIGNRLFSFDPACAFSASEPKDIIGIARGVEEDSIRFYEFLRKLVDNETVLSIIKRIIDEERGHVEHLDRLLAGL, from the coding sequence ATGTTTACGATGACGGAAATATTCGAAATGGCATTGAGGCTTGAAGAAAACGGCGAGGCCTATTACAGGCAGGCTGCAGAGCATGCCAGATCCTGCGGAATGCCTCAAAAAGTGGCCGACCTGTGGAAAAAGCTTGCGGAAGACGAACGGGAACATAGAAAGATGTTCATGGAAATGAAAAAATCTTTTTTGCAGGGCACCGACATCGACATAAAAGAGAAGGTGGGATCCTGGTACATAGTCGAAGCTATAGGCAACAGGCTTTTTTCATTCGACCCGGCCTGTGCCTTCAGCGCATCGGAGCCGAAGGATATAATCGGGATAGCCCGTGGTGTGGAAGAAGATTCTATCAGGTTCTACGAATTCCTCAGAAAGCTCGTCGATAATGAAACCGTTTTGTCGATCATAAAAAGAATAATCGATGAAGAGCGGGGCCATGTTGAACATCTTGACCGGCTACTGGCAGGCTTATAA
- a CDS encoding acyl-CoA thioesterase — protein sequence MARRFVQIEDFPVRITLPVLWGHMDAFQHVNNVIYFRYFETARIEYFDRTPLMKIMKEKGVGPILASTSCRYIRPLRYPDIIEVGCRMLWVSDSEAEQEYGVYSTKQKAIAAVGTGLIVAYDYGKQQRTNFPEEFFEAVKAIEPSVEIRRR from the coding sequence GTGGCCAGGAGATTCGTCCAGATTGAAGACTTCCCCGTAAGGATCACTCTACCCGTTTTGTGGGGTCACATGGATGCATTCCAGCATGTGAATAACGTGATATATTTTCGTTATTTCGAGACAGCACGAATCGAGTATTTTGACAGAACCCCGCTTATGAAGATAATGAAAGAGAAGGGTGTGGGGCCAATTCTTGCTTCGACTAGTTGCAGATACATAAGGCCTCTTCGGTACCCGGACATAATCGAAGTGGGTTGCCGCATGCTGTGGGTCAGCGATTCCGAAGCCGAGCAGGAGTACGGGGTGTACAGCACGAAACAGAAAGCAATTGCTGCCGTCGGAACGGGTTTGATTGTGGCCTACGACTACGGCAAACAACAGAGAACCAACTTTCCGGAAGAGTTCTTCGAAGCCGTAAAGGCCATAGAGCCGTCCGTAGAAATAAGACGCCGTTAG
- a CDS encoding NAD(P)-dependent oxidoreductase, producing the protein MKREASMVNAGNTRIGWIGTGVMGLSMCSRIIDAGYDVTVYNRTKEKAEPLLQKGAHWADSPSEVAVKSDVVVTIVGFPEDVRQVYLDEKGLIEGSRPGTILIDMTTTEPALACTIYERAKSKGVHFLDAPVSGGDVGAREGTLSIMVGGDREIFETVHPLLTILGKNIVYQGKAGSGQHTKMCNQIVIAGTMIGICEALLYGYKAGLDLTEVLKSIARGAAACWSLDNLAPRILTRNFDPGFFVEHFIKDLGIALKEAERMNLALPGLSLARQLYVAARAQGHGHKGTHALILALEHLSGLKIFS; encoded by the coding sequence TTGAAGAGGGAGGCTTCCATGGTAAACGCCGGAAATACAAGAATCGGCTGGATAGGTACCGGTGTAATGGGTCTTTCCATGTGCTCTCGCATAATAGACGCGGGATACGATGTTACGGTTTATAACCGCACGAAAGAAAAAGCAGAGCCCCTCCTTCAAAAGGGGGCTCACTGGGCGGACAGTCCCTCAGAAGTTGCCGTAAAATCCGACGTCGTCGTTACCATCGTGGGATTTCCCGAGGATGTGCGGCAGGTCTATCTCGATGAAAAGGGTCTGATAGAAGGGTCAAGACCGGGAACGATCCTGATCGACATGACCACAACGGAACCGGCTCTTGCCTGTACCATTTACGAGCGAGCAAAAAGCAAAGGGGTTCATTTTCTGGACGCTCCGGTGTCCGGAGGCGATGTGGGAGCAAGAGAAGGAACGCTTTCCATAATGGTGGGCGGCGATCGTGAAATTTTCGAGACCGTGCATCCTCTGCTCACAATACTCGGAAAGAACATCGTCTATCAGGGAAAGGCAGGGTCAGGCCAGCACACAAAAATGTGCAATCAGATTGTCATAGCGGGAACCATGATAGGCATCTGCGAAGCTCTGTTATACGGATACAAAGCCGGACTGGACCTGACGGAAGTTTTAAAATCCATTGCCAGAGGTGCCGCAGCGTGCTGGAGCCTGGACAACCTTGCGCCCAGGATACTGACCAGGAACTTTGACCCCGGGTTTTTTGTGGAGCACTTCATAAAAGACCTGGGAATTGCATTAAAAGAAGCCGAAAGAATGAATCTCGCTCTGCCCGGTCTTTCTCTGGCGCGCCAGCTCTATGTAGCAGCCAGAGCCCAGGGGCACGGCCACAAAGGCACTCACGCATTGATCCTTGCACTGGAACATCTTTCAGGGTTAAAGATTTTTTCGTAA
- a CDS encoding cysteine synthase produces the protein MMGKNVYENVLQAIGNTPLIKINRLNPNPNVTIYAKWEAKNPGGSIKDRPALMMIEDAERRGILTKDKIIIEATSGNTGIGLAVVAAVKGYRLILAMPETASLERQKILRALGAELLLTPGALGTDGAIEEVYRLVRENPDLYFMPDQFNNPANPLAHYYGTGPEIYEQTEGKVNVVVATLGTTGTAMGVLRALKERNPAIEVVAVEPYPGHKIQGLKNMKESYVPGIFDRNAFDRIIHVRDEDAFEMARRLAREEGIFAGMSSGAAMAAAVEIAKERETGIIVAILPDGGDRYLSTNLFTVMLEPDFKFYDHARRETVPVKPAEEGRIRLFVTGPPLDVPLELQESRRFFVADLLVRFLEAKGFSVVSVVTVPDLDSRTVQASGRAGKDLIPYVRERLDGLFRLFDQFGIRRAHHYARISEYEDAIINNTRVLMDRGVAYEKLRSVYFSISRCEDYGRLAGVDPGRTVPGKRVDLSLYEKQNPRDFALLKRATLEELKRGLYLRTPWGNMMPTWHVAAASVVLSQWNPPVDIYLSSVDFLFPHLENVRVVGEALKGTPLAQIWLLAERVWVSRECSDDEFCEGTSLEELLAEGYRPEEVRFWIISTHYRKPLHASRTGLENSRKRYRRIKRFLARLHTCGLRSEGADRGLADRAYQMEREFLDALSDDLDSPRALAALFAFVRDANKVLDESAITPGEKTAVLEVFRKIDRVLNVFSRDIAPPSDEELELLQRRRIARREGRWDEADRLREELLRLGIAVMDTPKGMQWERV, from the coding sequence ATGATGGGAAAAAATGTCTATGAAAACGTTTTACAGGCCATTGGAAATACTCCTCTTATAAAAATAAACCGCCTCAATCCAAACCCGAACGTCACCATCTACGCAAAGTGGGAAGCGAAGAATCCTGGAGGGTCAATTAAGGATCGCCCTGCCTTGATGATGATTGAGGACGCAGAGCGACGGGGCATCCTTACAAAGGATAAGATAATAATCGAGGCCACGAGCGGGAATACCGGAATCGGCCTTGCGGTAGTTGCGGCAGTAAAGGGTTATAGGCTTATTCTTGCCATGCCCGAAACGGCCAGCCTTGAGCGCCAGAAGATCCTTCGTGCTTTGGGAGCCGAACTTTTGCTTACTCCGGGAGCCCTCGGTACCGACGGAGCCATCGAGGAAGTTTACAGGCTTGTCAGGGAAAATCCGGACCTCTATTTCATGCCCGACCAGTTCAACAACCCTGCCAATCCTCTTGCTCACTATTACGGAACGGGGCCGGAAATTTACGAGCAGACGGAAGGAAAGGTAAACGTTGTGGTTGCCACCCTTGGGACTACGGGAACGGCGATGGGGGTTCTGAGGGCCCTCAAAGAGCGAAATCCGGCTATAGAAGTCGTGGCCGTAGAGCCCTATCCCGGTCATAAGATCCAGGGGCTTAAGAACATGAAGGAATCCTACGTCCCCGGCATTTTCGACAGAAATGCCTTTGACAGAATAATTCACGTAAGAGATGAAGACGCCTTTGAAATGGCCAGGCGGCTGGCTCGTGAAGAAGGGATTTTCGCGGGCATGAGTTCCGGTGCCGCAATGGCGGCGGCTGTTGAAATAGCGAAAGAGCGTGAAACCGGGATAATTGTGGCGATATTGCCCGATGGAGGCGACCGATACCTGAGCACCAATCTTTTTACGGTTATGCTCGAACCGGATTTCAAGTTCTACGATCATGCGAGGCGGGAAACCGTGCCTGTAAAGCCCGCAGAAGAGGGAAGAATAAGGCTTTTTGTTACTGGACCGCCTCTGGATGTACCGCTTGAGCTCCAGGAGTCAAGGCGGTTTTTTGTGGCGGATCTTCTGGTGAGATTCCTGGAGGCAAAGGGCTTTTCGGTTGTGTCCGTTGTTACCGTTCCCGATCTTGACAGCAGAACGGTTCAGGCATCAGGACGGGCAGGAAAGGATTTGATTCCCTACGTAAGAGAGCGTCTTGATGGGCTTTTCCGGCTCTTTGATCAGTTCGGTATAAGACGTGCACATCATTACGCCAGAATTTCCGAGTACGAAGACGCCATAATTAACAACACCAGGGTTCTTATGGACAGGGGGGTTGCCTACGAGAAGCTGAGGTCCGTATATTTCAGCATATCCAGATGTGAAGACTACGGTAGGCTTGCAGGAGTGGATCCGGGGAGAACGGTTCCCGGCAAAAGAGTTGATCTGTCCCTTTATGAAAAACAGAATCCCCGTGATTTTGCCCTGCTGAAACGGGCGACGCTGGAAGAGTTGAAAAGGGGACTTTATCTTAGGACACCCTGGGGTAATATGATGCCAACCTGGCATGTGGCAGCGGCCTCGGTGGTACTGAGTCAGTGGAATCCTCCCGTGGATATATATTTGAGCAGTGTGGATTTTCTTTTTCCCCATCTTGAAAACGTCAGGGTTGTGGGGGAAGCCCTGAAGGGCACTCCACTGGCTCAGATATGGCTTCTTGCAGAAAGGGTGTGGGTAAGCAGGGAGTGTTCCGACGATGAGTTTTGTGAAGGAACCAGTCTGGAGGAACTTCTTGCCGAAGGATACAGGCCTGAAGAGGTGAGATTTTGGATTATTTCAACTCACTATCGCAAGCCTCTCCACGCCTCCAGAACCGGCCTCGAAAACAGTCGTAAGAGATATAGAAGAATTAAACGATTCCTGGCAAGACTTCACACCTGTGGGTTAAGGTCCGAAGGAGCTGACAGGGGGCTTGCTGACAGGGCTTATCAGATGGAGAGAGAGTTTCTGGATGCCCTGTCGGACGATCTGGACTCACCCAGGGCTCTTGCCGCTCTCTTCGCTTTCGTTCGTGATGCCAACAAAGTATTGGACGAAAGTGCCATCACTCCGGGAGAAAAAACCGCGGTGCTGGAGGTTTTCAGAAAGATCGATCGAGTTCTCAACGTTTTTTCCCGTGACATTGCTCCTCCCAGCGATGAAGAACTTGAGCTTTTGCAGAGGAGACGGATTGCCAGACGGGAAGGCCGTTGGGATGAAGCCGACAGATTACGAGAAGAGTTACTCCGGCTTGGAATTGCCGTAATGGATACCCCTAAAGGCATGCAGTGGGAGAGGGTTTGA